The DNA window TCGCTCACCGCATGCAGCCGGCGCGTTTTCACACCAAGGCCGCCGGCGATTGGGAAACTCACCGACAGCGCGTCTATCTCCAACAATGGCCAGTTCGCGTTCAACATGCTTCCTCCGGTATATGCAATCGTCCCAATGGGTGGTGGCAAGCCGCCAGGTGGCCGCCGCCGCTCAGTGCTGGGCGCATCGGCGGTTGCCGTTCCCCACAGCCCGGCGTTGCATGGCGACAGCGCGGATGAAACCGGCACCCGGTGGGGAAACGCTCGGCCACCGGCGGCTGGCCGTCGATGGTCAGCAGCCGGCCGTGGCCCCCTTCGCTGGACGGCTGGCAGTCAATCAGCCCCTGGGTGTAAGGATGCAGCGCCCCCGCAAGCACCTGGCGCTTGCCGCCGATTTCGCACAGGCGCCCGCCGTACATCACCGCGATGCGATCGCAGGTTTGCGCCACCACGCCAAGATCGTGCGTAATCATGACGATCGCCACGCCCAGGCTATCGCGCAGTTCGGCCAACAAACGCAAAATCTGCAGTTGCACCGTGACGTCCAGCGCCGTAGTGGGCTCATCGGCGATCAGCACGTTGGGCGCCGGCGCCAACGCCACCGCGATCATCGCGCGCTGGCGCATGCCGCCTGAAAACTCGTGGGGATAGTTGTTCACCCGCTGCGACGGATCGGGAATACCCACCTGGCGCAGCAGTTCCACGGCATCCGCCCGCGCCTCACGCCGGCTGGCGCCCATATGCAGGCGGCGGCTTTCCGCTATGTGCTCGCCGATGGTCATGATCGGATTCAGGTGGCTGGAGGGGTTTTGGAAGATCATGCCGATCTCGCGCCCGCGGATCGGCGCCATTTGGCGTTCATGCAATGCCAACAGATCCTGCCCGTGCAAACGCACTTCCCCGCCGCTGATGCTCAGCGCATTGGGCAACAGGCGCATTAGGGCACGGCACGTCACCGTCTTGCCCGATCCGCTCTCGCCAACCAGCCCCAGCATCTCACCGGCGGCAACCTGGAAAGAAACGTCGTCCACCAGCGCGATCCCCTGCGGGTTGATCACCCGCAGGTGTGAAACCTGTAACAACGTCATCGGCGTTCCCCCAACTTGTCGCCCAGGCCATCGGCCAGCAGGCTAAAACCCATCGCCAGCGTCACAATGGCCAGCCCGGGGAAAGTGGTGATCCACCAGGCCGTGGTGATAAAACTTTGCCCTTCCGCCACCATCACGCCCCACTCTGCGGTGGGCGGTTGCACGCCCAGGCCGAGATAGCTGATTGCCGCACCGTTGAGCAGCACCAGCACGCAGTCGGACATGGAAAACACCAGCGCGCTGGTGAGCGCGTTAGGCAACAGATGCATGAACAGAATGCGTGGGTGGCTGTAGCCCAGGCTGCGCGCCGCCAGGATGAAATCCTGGTGTTTCAGCGTCAGTACCTGCGAGCGCACCAGGCGGGCATACGACACCCACCCCACCATCGCCATGGCAATGTAAAAGCTGAGCAGGCCGGGGCCGAGAATGGCAATGATCGCCAACATCAGCACCAAAAATGGGAAGGCCAAAACGATATCGATAACCCGCATCAGCACCGTATCGATCAGCCCGCCGGCGTAGCCGGAAAACGCGCCCAACGTGGTGCCGAGGATAAAGGGGAAGATCACCCCGATCAGGCAGATCTGCAGATCCACCCGCGCGCCCCACAGCACGCGTGAAAAAATATCCCGGCCAAAGTTGTCGGTGCCGAACGGGTGGGCGATACTGGGCGGCAGCAGGCTGGCGGCCGGATCCAACGCCGTAGGATCAAACGGGGCGATCCACGGGGCCAAACACGCCAATAGCCCCCACAGCAGGATAATCGCCAGGCCGCAGCTCAACGTATGCTGGCGTGGCAGCCAATGCCCCGCAACGCGCGGCAATACGCGGATCAGGCTCATAGCTTGACCCTCGGATCCAGCGCCACGGTGATCAGATCGGCCAGCAGGTTCACCAATACCGTGCCCAGCGCAAAGATCAGCACCACGCCCTGTACCACCATGTAGTCACGGCTGAAAATCGCCTTGACCAACAGTTGCCCCATGCCGGGGATGGCAAAGACGCTTTCGATCACCACCGTGCTGCCTATCAGCCAGCCGATATTCACCGCCAGCAGGTTGATGGTGGGGATCAATGAGTTGGGCATCACGTGCCGCCAGAAAATGCGCGCCCACGGCTGGCCGCGCGCCTGGGCGGCGGTAACGTAATCGCTGCGCATTTCCATGATCAAGCTGGCCCGCAGGTTGCGCGTGAGCACCGCGGACAGCGCCAACGCAACCGTCATGCACGGCAACACCATGTGATGCAATTGCTCAAGCCAGTCTGCGCCATAGCCGGAAACCGGGAACCAGCCAAGGGTGACGCTGAACAACAGGATCATCATGATCCCTAGCCAAAAGGCCGGGAACCCTAACCCGCCGGTGGAGAACAGGCGGATCAATTGATCGGCCAGGCGCCCCTGCCGCCATGCGGCGGTGGCCGCCAACGGCACCGTCAGCAGCAACGCCAGCAGCACGCTGCCGCCGATCAGCCACAGGGTGGGTTCCATGCGGGAAACGATCAGCTTCAGGGTATCCACCCGGTAAACGATCGAGCGCCCCAACTCACCGTTGAGCAAATTACGCAGGAAATAAAAATACTGCAGCCACAGCGGCTGATCGAGGCCGAACTGCGCACGCACGCGCGCCAGTGCGGCCGGGGTGCTGCGCACGCCGAGCAGAATGCGCGCCGGATCGCCGGGGATGCTGCGCACCATCACAAAGGTCAGCACGCTGATGCCAAACAGCACCGGCAGCAGTTGCAACGGCCGGAACAGCAGAAAACGATAACGGTGCACGCTCACCCCCTTACCGCACGCCGGCGCTGTGCTTTCTGATGGTGCAACGCCGCACAATAGCCAGCATCGGCGATAGCCTGTGGTTTATCAGGCTGGATCTCATGCCACATCATTCCCCCTGCTGATAACGGCCGCCCACGGCGGCACCGGACCTATTCTTACGCTACCCGCGTAACGCCGCAGCGGGTAGTTAGTAAAAATGCTAGTTTTCAGGCCCCATGCCGTTGCCACGTGGCACCTGAATTGCATGGGTCAGGGGAACACGTTTGCACGATCCGTTCCCAAAACGTGGCAGACGATGCGTTTTTTGGAGAGTTATGATGAGCATCAAAATTACCCCATCCCCCACCGCCCACGGCGATACGCTGGCCCAGGCCTTTGCCGGGCTGTATCAGCAGACGTTGCGGTTGGGGTTTGACGCGATGATTTATGACTTTACGCCGGTGCCGCGCTCTCTGGAGGGCGATCTGATCACGCCGGCATTGCTACACATGCACAATGTGCCTGACGATATGCGCGCGCTGTGGTGTGAACAGGGGTATTACCAGGCCGATCCGGTGCAGGTTTATGCGCTGAAAACCTGCGCGCCGTTTGTCTGGTCTTATCAACACCCGGAGCAAACCGCGCTCCAGATTGTGCTGGAGAAACAGCACCAGCCGGTGCAGGACTATATGCGCGACAACCAGATGCCCTGCGGCGCCACGGTGCCGCTGCATCTGCCGCACGGCGGTTTTGTCACTATCACCGGCATTACCAGCGGCGCCCAACAGGAACAGGCGCTGAATGAAACGTTGGCCGAGTTGAGCTTTATTGCCCATGCGTTCCAGGAATCGGTGTTCCCGCTGTTTGATAAAGAGTTGCTCACCTGCCAATACGTGCGCCTGAGCAAACGTGAGCGCGAATGCCTCTCCTGGGCGGCAGAAGGCCTGACGGCCAAGGAGATCGCCCGCAAGCTGCACCGTTCGGTGGCCACCGTCTGCCTGCATCTGAATACTGCTGCCCATAAGCTGGGCGCCAGTAACCGGGTTCAGGCGGTGGTGCGCGCTATGCACTATCGGCTGCTCGATAGCTGAAAATCTATCTATTTTGCTAGCTGTTCGATCGGGCTGCGCTGTTTTACCTTGTCGCCATCTCCACGCACAGGGAAAACGTTATGTCCAGCATCCGCGAAGGCTATGCTCCATTCCGGGATTACCAGACCTGGTATCGTATCTGCGGCGATTTGCACAGCGGCCTGGCGCCGCTGGTGGTGGCCCACGGCGGCCCCGGCTGCACCCATGACTATGTCGATGCCTTCCGGGATATCGCCGCCAGCGGCCGCGCCGTCATCCACTACGATCAGTTAGGCAACGGCCGTTCGACCCACTTGCCGGGCAAACCCGCCAGCTTTTGGCAGGTGGCGCTGTTTCTTGATGAATTGAACAACCTGCTGCACCATTTGGGCATTGCTGATAACTATGCGTTGCTCGGGCAATCCTGGGGCGGCATGCTGACGGCCGAGCATGCGGTGACGCGGCCCGCGGGCCTGAAGGCGGCGGTAATAGCTAACTCCCCGGCATCCATGGCGCTGTGGCTGCAGGCGGCGGCGCGCCTGCGGGCCGCGTTGCCGCCGGAGGTGCAACAGTGCCTGCTCACGCACGAAGCCGCCGGCACCTTGGCCAGCGAAGCCTACCGCGCCGCCAGCCAGGTTTTTTATCAGCGCCATGTTTGCCGGCTCGATCCGTGGCCGCCTGAAGTCACACGTACCTTTGCTGCGATGGATGCCGATCCCACCGTGTATCATGCGATGAACGGCCCGACGGAATTCCATGTGATCGGCTCCATGAAAGACTGGAGCATTATCGATCGCCTGCCGGCGATCGCCGTACCGGTGTTGTTGATTTCCGGCCGCTTTGATGAAGCCGCGCCGGAGGTGGTGCAACCCTACGCCGATCTGATTCCCGATAACCAATGGGTGATCTTTGAAGCTTCCAGCCATATGCCGCACGTCGAAGAGCGGCAGGCCTGTATGCAAACCGTTAGCGCGTTTCTGGCACGCCATTGTTAGGAAAGCGCGCGCACGTTAAACGAGCAGGCAAGATAACCAATGGCCGGCAGCGGGATAAGACACCGCGCCGGCCACGGTATTTACAGGGTATCGGCTAACATTTCCACGCGCCGGATAGCCTGATACAACGCCTGTTCGCTGACCGGTTTGGGCATATTGGCCATATCCGGTGCCTGTAGCGCAGCCTGGACAATGGCGGCCAGTTCAGCGGCGGTCAAATCGGCGATCTCTGCTAAACGCAACGGCAGCGCACAGGCTTTGGCTAGCGATATCGCCGCCAGCAATTCGGCATCCGAACGTTCTTCCAGCGCCAGCAGGCATAAATTACCAAACCCAACCAGTAGCCCGTGGCCAAATTCGCGGGTTTTCTCACAAACGGTGAAACCTTCATAGATGGCATGAGAAGCCGCCGCATGGGCACCGTGACTCATCAACGATGTCAGGCCTGCGAACATAAAAATGGCATCCAGAACCTGCTCCAGTTCCGGGTTGGCTTTGCCGTCGCGAACCGCCTGGCAGGATGCCTGCCCATAAGCGGCGATCAAATCATAGCAAATCAGGCTATTGGCCTGTGACGAACGGGTAACGCCAACCAACTGGGAGGTTTGCGCGCTGATGGCGCGAAACTCGTACCATTTTGCCAGGGTGTCACCAAGGCCTGCCGCCAGCCAACGCAACGGCGCGCGCGCCAGCAGATCGCTGTCGATAATGACCGCCGCCGGCGCCTGCGGCAGAGGGTAAAGATCGCGGAAGTGGCCATCGTCATAATAACGAATCGTCAACGGCGTCACCGCCGCGCAAGTGGCGGCGATCGTCGGGATGGTCACCACCGGCACGTGGCAGGCCACCCCCACCGCTTTGCAGGCATCCAGCGCCTTGCCGCCGCCCGCCCCAATAATCAGATCGATATGCAGTTCCGCCACCTGCTGTGCCAACCGGTCTATATGCGTTTGGCTACACTCGCCGCCAAACCACTGCGTATCCACCAGCGTGGTCGGCCCCACGGACAATTGTTGCCGCACCCTCGCCTCAACGGCCGCCAGGGCCTGATGGCCGCCGATCAACAACGCGCGCTGCCCAAGATTGCCGCAGATTTCGCCCAAACTTAACAATGTGCCCGCCCCGCGCAGAATGTGGGCCGGGAAAATAATAGCTTGTGTTTGCATGTCATCCTCTTCAGTCACGAGCACGGTTCAGCAAGCTGACCCATGCGCTGATATCCGCGTTATTTTCCATGTCCATACCACACGCCCATAACGCCTGGGCCTGTTGCAGCGGTAACGGCCTGGATGCCAACGACAAGAACTTGTCGCAAAGTTCGCGATCGCCGATCGGGTTAGCCGGGTTACCCCACGCCACCTCCACGCACCGCGACACGCGGGCTCCATGGCGGGTCTGCAAGGTGACCACCGGCTCACCGTCGCTGGACAGTGCAGGATCCACCCGCAATGTTATCCGGTTCATGACGGCCAGCAGCGCAGGATCCCGCCGGTTCGCCTCCTCAAAGGCATCCAGCCCGGCATGCCCCAGCAGCAAACGCGCCGCTACCGCATATGGCAGGCTCATTTGCGCCGCCGCCAGCGTCTGGATATGCGTATTGCCGCACATGTCATTGAGGAACGGGCAAAGACGAACTTCTATTTTTTCAATCTGGTCGAGATCGACCTGCAATTGCTCAAACAGCAGCCCTGCGGCATCGATCGCCGCATGTGTGCCACGGCAGGAGGCATAGGGTTTAATCGAACAACGCAACAGTTTCCATACCTGGCCCAATCCATCGGTCAATGCAGAAGGCACGGCACTCTTCGCCGCCAGCGTGGAAAAAAAACAGCCCCAGCCATCGTTAAATAAGGCACCTGGCCCGGAGATCCCCTGCCTGGCACTGAGCACGGCCAGGACACCGCCTTCAGCGGCGCGCCCGGCATGCAATTTTTTGCTTTGCGCACCGTCATGGATGAACCCCCATAGGCCGCCGCTGAAACTGCCGGCAATCCCCAGGGCCGAGCTGATCTGCTGCTTATCCAGCCCCAGCAACCGGGCCGCCGCAGCAGCAGCGCCGAACACCCCGCAGGTGGCGGTAGAATGCCAGCCCGCACCGTTATGCGCCGCGTAGCCGCCGCAGGCTTCCAGTACCCGCCGCGCGATATCGTAGCCAATCACCGTCGCCAGAATAAACTGTTTACCGCTAACCGGTTGTTCACACAAGGGTAATACAGCCAACAGCGCCGGGATCACGACCGCCCCCGAGTGATCGCAACCGCCGGTATCGTCCAGCTCCAGCGCATGAGCAGCGACACCGTTAAGCAGGGCCGCATTACGCGGCGAGGTGGCGTTCCCGGTTCCCCAAACCAACGCGGTGGGTGCCGCGCCTTCGCTGGCGATAATCCGGGCCATATCCTGCGCAACGTCGCTGGTTGCCCCGGCCAGCGCCGCGCCGAGCGTATCGAGAATATGCCGTTTACAGCGTGCGACCAGCACTGGAGGTAAATCGCCGTATTGCACGCCGAAAATAAAATCCACCAGCGTTTGCTGCAGATTGGCAAGGGGGGGCTGTTCACTGCACAGGGAAACATCAGGCATGTGGCGCCTCCTTATGGTTGGCGGCGTGCATGGCATCACCCCCTGGGCCAGTATGTCGCCGCCAGACTTCCGCCGGGTGTGAAGGGCTATTATCCGGCTGGCTTTGCCGCCACCAGTCAGCTACTTCTCCGGCAGTGGTGATCCACACGTCAGGCCGCAAGGCGATGTAATCCAGCAACGCCGCCAGCACGCCGATACGCCCAGCGGTACCGATAATTTCAGGATGCAGACGCAACACATAGCACAAGCCAAAGCGATAGAAGCCGTCAAAATCCATTTTCATATTGCCCAGTGTCTGGCTATAAGAGGCGATGCGCGACTGGGCCGGTGGTACGGCAGGGCTAAGGTTAAAAGCGAAATAGGGCTCGTCTTCAAGCTCGTAGTGCAACGGCAGTTCCACCAGCCGTTCAGGCTTATCGGCGGTGGTAACCGTGTGAAAATACGGGAGATCGTCACCGCGCCAGCCAGAAGTCCAACGCACGCCATTGGCAAGCAAGGCATCCGGCAGGCCTGGGGCCCAGTTGCCGGCGGGCAGGCGGAACCCTTGGGGCATTACGCCGGTTATCTCACCGATCGTTTCCCCGCCGCGCACGACACTGTGAATTTGCTCATTCAGCGTCAGTTCATCAAAACGCTCAAATTGGTAGCCACAGCTGGCCAGTTCATGCCCAGCCTGGTGGATCTGGCGAACGCGTTCAGGATGCTCATGGGCGACAATGCCCGGCAGGCACCAACTGGCCGTGATGTTTTTCTCCGCCAGCAAGGCCAACAGACGATCGATGCCGCGCAGCGTACCGTAGCGCCATACCGACAAGGTTTTTTCACGCCCGGCCACCGCCGGAACCTGGCTAAGAATGCCGTGGATATCATTGAAATCAATGGTGACCACCACCGCACAGCGCTTGCCCTGCGGCCAGTGGCTTTCCGATAGGGGATGTTCAATATGCATCGCCATGCTCCTGCAGCCACCAGCGCGCCACGTCTCTGCAATGGGCAAACCACACGTCGTCCCGCGCGCGCAGGTGATCAAAAAATTGGTCGAGCAACATAATGCGGCCCGGCTTGCCGGAAATTTTTGGATGAAACAGGGTCGTCAGGCTTAACCCTTCATTCATGGCGCCGTCAAACTCACGGCACCAGTTATCCAGCGTTAATGCATAGCTGGCCGTGCGATCCAGCCCGGAGGGAAAGTGGGGCTCGCGGGTATAGGCCAACGAGGCATAATCATCCATCTCCCAACGGCCGGGGATTTCCACCAGTTGCCGTTCCTGCCCGGCGACGCCGATCAGATAAGGCCGATCGTCGCCGCGCATACTGCTGGAATAAGTTACCCCGGCCGCCAATAACATGGCTGGCGTATCCGGGTGCCAATCGCCTGAAGGGGTGCGAAAACCTTCGGCATGAATGCCCAGCACCTGCCAAAAAATATCCCGTGACTTTTCCATCACCCAGCGCTGCTCGCTGGCGCTCAATGCGTAAAAAGATTCATGCCGGTAGCCGTGATAGGCCACTTCATGCCCTTGTTCGACAATCGCCCGGCATTCCTGCGGCCAGTTTTCCACTATCCAGGCCGGCACAAAAAAGGTGGCGGGCAACTGATAGGCGCGCAGCAAATCCAGAATACGCCCCAATGCCCGGAACGGGCCGTAGCCGCCGAAAGTGAAATAGTCCGCTTTTTGCCAGATGCTGCCATTGAGCATCGCGTCGCCGGTAGGGCCATCAAGATCAAACGCCAACGCCATGCAGCCCATTTTCCCCTCTGGCCAGAGGGTTGATATTGCAGACATGATGAGTTTCCCGTTGTGTGGGCCGCACAGCCGGGCGGCTTATGCGGCAACCTCGGTTTGCGGTTATTTGCCGCTGTTGATGGTGACGTCACTCACCGCACCGTCCTGCATGCCCCATTTGGTCAGGATCTGGAGATAGGTGCCATCGGCAATCATCGCGGTCAGCGCGCCTTTCACGCCGTCAATTAACGCCGTGTCGTCTTTGCCGATACCGATGCCCGTCACCTGATACGCGAATGCCTTACCCAGTGGTTTATAGGTATCTTTCTCCAGGTTCATGATGTAAGGCAGGGTTTCACTGCCCTGCACCACGCCGTCAATACGGCCCTGGCGCAGCTGCGTGCGCGCATCGGCCGTCCCTTCAGCCCCTACCACCACGATGGCCGGTTTGCCGGCGGCTTCACAATGGGCCTTACTCCAGGTGGTAATTTCAGCCGGAAAGGTGGTGCGCCGGCTGGTACCGACTTTCTTGCCACATAAATCCAGCATTTGGTTAATCTCTTTATGGGCAACGGTGGTATAGAACTGCGGGCCGCTGTGGTAGTAATCGACAAACGTGACGACTGACTGCCGGGCTTTGGTGTCGGTCATGCCGGAGAGGATCATATCAATGCGTTTGGTGGCCACTGCGTTGACCATCTGTTCAAAGCCGATTTCATGCCAGCTGATTTTACGGTTCAGGCGTTTACCAATTTCCATGCCGAGATCGTAATCCATGCCGGTGAGCTGGCCGGTCGCCGGATCTTTAAATTCCAGCGGCGGGTAGTTAGGCATCATGGCAACTTTGATTTCATCTTTCTGCGTTAGCTCCGCGGCGCAAACCGTCTGGACACCAGCCAATGTGCTGAGCACAACGCCAGCGGTGAATACGGACAACAGCGTTTTTTTCATCGTCGTTTTCTCATCGTTAAGGTGATTAAATCAGGACGGCAGAAATAAAATTCTTCGTCCGCGGATTCTGTGGCTGGAGTAGAACGTCTTCGGGATTACCGCTTTCAATGATGCTGCCTTCGTCCATAAAGACCACGCGATTGGCCACTTCGCGGGCAAAGCCCAGCTCATGCGTCACCACAATCATCGTCATGCCTTCTGCGGCCAGGCCGCGCATCACCGCCAGAACTTCACCCACCATCTCGGGATCGAGAGCGGAGGTCGGCTCGTCAAACAACATCAGCTTGGGCTTCATCGCCAGCGCCCGGGCGATGGCAACCCGCTGCTGCTGGCCGCCGGACAGTTCAAGGGGGTAAGCATCAGCCTTATGGGCCAACCCCACCCGCTCAAGCAGGGCCATCGCCTCTTCTTTTGCTTCTTTCAGAGGGCGCAAAAGCACCTGGGTTGGCCCTTCAATAATGTTTTCCAGGGCGGTTTTATCGGGAAACAGGTTGAAGCGCTGGAAGACCATGCCGGTCTTGAGCCGCTGGCGTGAGATTTGCCGATCGTTGAGGGGGTAGAGTTTTTTCCCTTCGATGCGAAAACCGATCAGTTCGTCGTCCACCCAGATACCACCGCTATCGATGCGTTCCAGCTGGTTAACACAACGCAAAAAGGTACTTTTGCCTGAACCGGACGGGCCAATGACGCACATCACTTCGCCGTATTTCACGTCCAGGTTGATGTTTTTCAGCGCCTGGAAATCGTCAAAATACTTATTCACGTTGACCGCTTTGATAATGCTTTTCATCAACAGCTCCTCCGGTTAATGACTGCGGCGCTGAGTGCCACGCCCGAAATGGCGCTCCAATTGCCCTTGCCCAAGCGACAACAGAGTGACTACCGCCAGATACCAAATGCCGGCGACAAACAGCAGTTCCATCACCCGCGCATTCGCGAAATAAATGGTTTGGGCGTTATAGAGCAGTTCGGAATATTGGATCATGCTGGCCAGGCTGGTGGTCTTGACCATGCTGATAAATTCGTTACCGATAGGGGGAATAATGACCTTCATCGACTGCGGTAAAATAATGCGCCGCAGGGCATGCAGGCGGGTCATACCGATGGCTTTCGCCGCTTCATACTGCCCCAGATCCACCGACAGTAGGCCAGCGCGCACCACCTCCGAGGTATAAGCCCCCTGATTGATGCTCAGCCCCAGCAGCGCCGCGGTAAATGGCGTCATCAGATCGACGGTGTTGATACTGAATACGCCGGGTATGCCCAATACCGGGAAAATCAGCGCCAGGTTAAACCAAAGCAATAGCTGCAAAATCAACGGAGTGCCGCGAAATATCCAGGTATACCCCACCGCCACGGCGCTTAGCACCGGGTTTTGCGACATACGCATCACCGCAATGATCACGCCGAAGATAACGCCCAACAGCATCGCTAAAATCGACATCACGATGGTATTCACCAGGCCAAACAGAATGGCCTTCGCGGTCAGGAATTGTCCGACATAGCTCCACTCGATTTTCCCGTGGGCAAAGGCGTTAACCAACAATGCCAACAGCACCAGAATGATCGCTGACGCGGTAATCCGCCCGTAATAACGCCGGGGCACATGATGGTACTCACTTAAATCGCTGTTGATGGGCTGCTCACCGCCCGGATGACGAAGATGGCTCATACGTTGCTTCCCCCGTTATGAACATGCGGTAGTTATCGTCAGGCCGGTATATTCCGCCACCCAGGCTGCTTGCGCCGCCAGCTTGCCCCGCAGACGAACGATTTGTTCTCTGACCCGCGCAGGTGCAGTACCGCCCCAGGCACTACGGGCGTTAATCGCCGCTTCAAGCGTCAAACACTCACGCACATCGCCCGTCAGGCGGGGATCAACCTCGAACAATTGCCGATCGCTAAGCTGATGCAGCGCCAGTTGGTGCTGCTCGCAAATTTGCACCAACCGGCCAGTGATTTCATGGGCTTCTTTGAACGGTACGCCGCGGCGTGACAGCCAGTCCGCAACTTCCGTCGCCAGAGTAAATCCTTGCGGCGCTTGCTCGCGCAACTGGTCAACATTGACGCTCATGGTGTCAATCATGCCGGCCATGGCAGGCAGAACCAGCAACAGCTGCTCGACGGTATCCATGGCATTACGTTTATCCTCAATCAGATCGCGGTTGTAAGAGAGCGGCAACCCTTTCATGGTGCTCAACATGGCCGTCACATTGCCGATCAGTCGGCCGCTCTTACCACGCGTTAATTCGGCAATATCCGGGTTTTTCTTTTGCGGCATAATCGAGCTGCCGGTGGCGTAGCCGTCATCAAGCGCCACCCAGCGAAACTGGCGGGATGCCCACAGGCACACTTCTTCACACAAACGAGAAAGATTGACGGCTAGCATCCCGCCGGCAAACAGAAACTCCGCCACGTGATCGCGGCTGGCGACGGCATCGATTGAGTTTTCACAAGCGCCGTCATACCCCAGATCTTTCGCCGCCAATTCAGGATGCATAGCGATAGCCGATCCCGCCATAGCGGCCGCACCCAATGGGGAAAAGGCACAGCGTTTATC is part of the Gibbsiella quercinecans genome and encodes:
- a CDS encoding helix-turn-helix transcriptional regulator; translation: MMSIKITPSPTAHGDTLAQAFAGLYQQTLRLGFDAMIYDFTPVPRSLEGDLITPALLHMHNVPDDMRALWCEQGYYQADPVQVYALKTCAPFVWSYQHPEQTALQIVLEKQHQPVQDYMRDNQMPCGATVPLHLPHGGFVTITGITSGAQQEQALNETLAELSFIAHAFQESVFPLFDKELLTCQYVRLSKRERECLSWAAEGLTAKEIARKLHRSVATVCLHLNTAAHKLGASNRVQAVVRAMHYRLLDS
- a CDS encoding iron-containing alcohol dehydrogenase family protein: MQTQAIIFPAHILRGAGTLLSLGEICGNLGQRALLIGGHQALAAVEARVRQQLSVGPTTLVDTQWFGGECSQTHIDRLAQQVAELHIDLIIGAGGGKALDACKAVGVACHVPVVTIPTIAATCAAVTPLTIRYYDDGHFRDLYPLPQAPAAVIIDSDLLARAPLRWLAAGLGDTLAKWYEFRAISAQTSQLVGVTRSSQANSLICYDLIAAYGQASCQAVRDGKANPELEQVLDAIFMFAGLTSLMSHGAHAAASHAIYEGFTVCEKTREFGHGLLVGFGNLCLLALEERSDAELLAAISLAKACALPLRLAEIADLTAAELAAIVQAALQAPDMANMPKPVSEQALYQAIRRVEMLADTL
- a CDS encoding polysaccharide deacetylase family protein, which translates into the protein MHIEHPLSESHWPQGKRCAVVVTIDFNDIHGILSQVPAVAGREKTLSVWRYGTLRGIDRLLALLAEKNITASWCLPGIVAHEHPERVRQIHQAGHELASCGYQFERFDELTLNEQIHSVVRGGETIGEITGVMPQGFRLPAGNWAPGLPDALLANGVRWTSGWRGDDLPYFHTVTTADKPERLVELPLHYELEDEPYFAFNLSPAVPPAQSRIASYSQTLGNMKMDFDGFYRFGLCYVLRLHPEIIGTAGRIGVLAALLDYIALRPDVWITTAGEVADWWRQSQPDNSPSHPAEVWRRHTGPGGDAMHAANHKEAPHA
- a CDS encoding ABC transporter ATP-binding protein, coding for MTLLQVSHLRVINPQGIALVDDVSFQVAAGEMLGLVGESGSGKTVTCRALMRLLPNALSISGGEVRLHGQDLLALHERQMAPIRGREIGMIFQNPSSHLNPIMTIGEHIAESRRLHMGASRREARADAVELLRQVGIPDPSQRVNNYPHEFSGGMRQRAMIAVALAPAPNVLIADEPTTALDVTVQLQILRLLAELRDSLGVAIVMITHDLGVVAQTCDRIAVMYGGRLCEIGGKRQVLAGALHPYTQGLIDCQPSSEGGHGRLLTIDGQPPVAERFPTGCRFHPRCRHATPGCGERQPPMRPALSGGGHLAACHHPLGRLHIPEEAC
- a CDS encoding polysaccharide deacetylase family protein, translated to MSAISTLWPEGKMGCMALAFDLDGPTGDAMLNGSIWQKADYFTFGGYGPFRALGRILDLLRAYQLPATFFVPAWIVENWPQECRAIVEQGHEVAYHGYRHESFYALSASEQRWVMEKSRDIFWQVLGIHAEGFRTPSGDWHPDTPAMLLAAGVTYSSSMRGDDRPYLIGVAGQERQLVEIPGRWEMDDYASLAYTREPHFPSGLDRTASYALTLDNWCREFDGAMNEGLSLTTLFHPKISGKPGRIMLLDQFFDHLRARDDVWFAHCRDVARWWLQEHGDAY
- a CDS encoding proline iminopeptidase-family hydrolase, with product MSSIREGYAPFRDYQTWYRICGDLHSGLAPLVVAHGGPGCTHDYVDAFRDIAASGRAVIHYDQLGNGRSTHLPGKPASFWQVALFLDELNNLLHHLGIADNYALLGQSWGGMLTAEHAVTRPAGLKAAVIANSPASMALWLQAAARLRAALPPEVQQCLLTHEAAGTLASEAYRAASQVFYQRHVCRLDPWPPEVTRTFAAMDADPTVYHAMNGPTEFHVIGSMKDWSIIDRLPAIAVPVLLISGRFDEAAPEVVQPYADLIPDNQWVIFEASSHMPHVEERQACMQTVSAFLARHC
- a CDS encoding MmgE/PrpD family protein, whose protein sequence is MPDVSLCSEQPPLANLQQTLVDFIFGVQYGDLPPVLVARCKRHILDTLGAALAGATSDVAQDMARIIASEGAAPTALVWGTGNATSPRNAALLNGVAAHALELDDTGGCDHSGAVVIPALLAVLPLCEQPVSGKQFILATVIGYDIARRVLEACGGYAAHNGAGWHSTATCGVFGAAAAAARLLGLDKQQISSALGIAGSFSGGLWGFIHDGAQSKKLHAGRAAEGGVLAVLSARQGISGPGALFNDGWGCFFSTLAAKSAVPSALTDGLGQVWKLLRCSIKPYASCRGTHAAIDAAGLLFEQLQVDLDQIEKIEVRLCPFLNDMCGNTHIQTLAAAQMSLPYAVAARLLLGHAGLDAFEEANRRDPALLAVMNRITLRVDPALSSDGEPVVTLQTRHGARVSRCVEVAWGNPANPIGDRELCDKFLSLASRPLPLQQAQALWACGMDMENNADISAWVSLLNRARD
- a CDS encoding ABC transporter permease yields the protein MSLIRVLPRVAGHWLPRQHTLSCGLAIILLWGLLACLAPWIAPFDPTALDPAASLLPPSIAHPFGTDNFGRDIFSRVLWGARVDLQICLIGVIFPFILGTTLGAFSGYAGGLIDTVLMRVIDIVLAFPFLVLMLAIIAILGPGLLSFYIAMAMVGWVSYARLVRSQVLTLKHQDFILAARSLGYSHPRILFMHLLPNALTSALVFSMSDCVLVLLNGAAISYLGLGVQPPTAEWGVMVAEGQSFITTAWWITTFPGLAIVTLAMGFSLLADGLGDKLGERR